A single window of Halobacteriovorax sp. GB3 DNA harbors:
- a CDS encoding MarR family winged helix-turn-helix transcriptional regulator codes for MKKVSQIGSLLKRIYRLYNNELLRLLQLKGFTDLRPSFLEILLYICENDGPSIKSIGRACGLKKQTMTSHLNELERRGYIERKVNPSDKREQNIFLTEYGERFKFNLFESISEVERVYVDQVGKVELDRVEHLLSNFHTKINQEQKDTLQSRVQLNLNLDF; via the coding sequence ATGAAAAAAGTTTCTCAAATTGGCAGTCTTTTAAAGCGTATATACCGATTGTATAACAATGAATTACTGCGTCTTCTCCAATTAAAAGGTTTTACTGATCTTAGACCAAGTTTTTTGGAAATTCTCTTATATATCTGTGAAAATGATGGACCTTCAATCAAGTCAATTGGACGAGCATGTGGGCTTAAAAAGCAAACGATGACGAGTCATTTAAATGAACTTGAAAGAAGAGGCTATATTGAAAGAAAAGTGAACCCTTCTGACAAAAGAGAGCAGAACATCTTTTTAACTGAATACGGTGAAAGATTTAAGTTCAATCTTTTTGAGTCGATCAGCGAAGTTGAAAGAGTCTATGTAGATCAAGTCGGGAAAGTTGAACTTGATAGGGTTGAGCACCTCTTGAGTAATTTTCATACGAAGATTAATCAAGAGCAAAAAGACACTCTACAATCGCGAGTTCAATTGAATTTAAATCTCGATTTCTAG
- a CDS encoding rhodanese-like domain-containing protein — MDLRIFQMLEFMNTRLSNIEKNISRIDEKLEFSIALQRNHLIRVKNGENIDDNMILMGRPYNDLSPSDAFDIFNNVNMDFLVLDVSEDEYIGKSIAGAIKIPLEELDRRYAEIQNKTTPIMIISEKGLRSIKACEMLVKKGFFNVNNISGGHEFWPGKESHSPSPSA; from the coding sequence ATGGATTTAAGAATTTTTCAAATGTTAGAATTTATGAATACGAGACTTTCAAATATTGAAAAGAATATTTCTCGTATCGATGAAAAGTTAGAGTTCTCAATTGCACTTCAAAGAAATCATCTTATTCGTGTAAAGAATGGTGAAAATATTGATGATAATATGATCTTAATGGGAAGACCTTACAATGATTTAAGCCCTTCAGATGCCTTTGATATTTTTAATAATGTTAATATGGACTTCCTCGTTTTGGATGTTAGTGAAGATGAATATATTGGAAAAAGCATTGCTGGCGCTATCAAAATTCCTCTAGAAGAGCTTGATCGCAGATATGCAGAGATACAAAATAAAACGACGCCCATTATGATTATTTCAGAGAAGGGACTTCGCTCCATCAAGGCCTGTGAAATGCTCGTTAAAAAAGGATTTTTTAACGTAAACAATATTTCAGGTGGACATGAGTTTTGGCCAGGAAAAGAGAGTCACTCTCCTTCCCCTAGCGCCTAG